TTAGCATAGAGCTTACGGAGAAGGCATAAACACAAACTAAAAAAACTATAAACAATTTATAAACTTTTAGTTTAAGGCTCTGACTAGTTTAATAACCAGCAGTCTCTTTTTTGTTGAAATCTAGCTAAATTTCTAGTTATGCGTTAAAATAAGTACGAATGAAAATTAGTTGATTAATAAAATAACTGAGCATGTAGTAAGGAGAGCAGCGTATGGAATTTTATACATTTGATTATTTAGTCAATCAATCGCAAAGCAATAACTATTTAAAGTATTCTCTTATTTTTTGTATCCTTCTTTTTTTAGCATTTGTCATCATTAAATATATGCGAAATCGAATTCAAACTAAGTATCGAGATTTAAGTTTAATTTTATTTTTAAGTCTAGTTTTTATCATTGGTGTACAATTTACCAATTATTCACAAGGTCAATCGAGTATATCCCAGTCAGGACAAATGGTTCATTTCATTACTCAAGTAGCGATTAATGAAGATACTGAGACGAAAGAAATTAGTGTGAATTCAACTTCTCTGACAGATGAAATGGTGATTAAACTAAAGAACGAGTATTATCAGGTCGATTTTAATTCGGATTTTTCTGCATACAGTTTAATGAAAGTTCACATTGTTGATTCAGATATAAAAATTAACGGAACGAACCAAAAATAAAAGGGGGAAAGTCAGATGGATTTATATTATTCAGCTATTATTAAGTTAGGTCTCGGCTTTATTTGCCTGATTATTCAAATCAATTTATTAGGTAAAGGGAATTTAGCTCCTAGTTCGGCTATGGATCAAGTTCAAAATTATGTGTTAGGGGGCATTATTGGAGGGGTTATTTATAATGAAAGCATAACAATCTTGCAATTTTTCCTCGTGTTAGTTATTTGGACGATTTTAGTGCTAGTAATGAAATTCGCTAAAAATAATAATGTGTATATTAAACGTCTGATTGATGGAAAACCAATTACCTTAATTTCTAATGGAGAAGTGTCTGTCAAGGAATGTTTAAGATGTGGTATCTCGGCTAATGATTTGTCTTTTAAGTTAAGAGCAGCTGGAATTTATGAAGTTTCAACGGTCAAAAAAGCTGTTATGGAGCAAAATGGACAATTTACCATTATTCAATATGGAGATGAAAGTATTAAATATCCAATTGTGGTTGATGGCCAGGTGAATGAGGATGTTTTAGACCTGATTCAAAGAGACCAACAGTGGATTGAAGGAGAATTAAACCAGCGTGGCTATAGCATGGGTGAA
This Carnobacterium maltaromaticum DSM 20342 DNA region includes the following protein-coding sequences:
- a CDS encoding DUF3290 domain-containing protein produces the protein MEFYTFDYLVNQSQSNNYLKYSLIFCILLFLAFVIIKYMRNRIQTKYRDLSLILFLSLVFIIGVQFTNYSQGQSSISQSGQMVHFITQVAINEDTETKEISVNSTSLTDEMVIKLKNEYYQVDFNSDFSAYSLMKVHIVDSDIKINGTNQK
- a CDS encoding DUF421 domain-containing protein encodes the protein MDLYYSAIIKLGLGFICLIIQINLLGKGNLAPSSAMDQVQNYVLGGIIGGVIYNESITILQFFLVLVIWTILVLVMKFAKNNNVYIKRLIDGKPITLISNGEVSVKECLRCGISANDLSFKLRAAGIYEVSTVKKAVMEQNGQFTIIQYGDESIKYPIVVDGQVNEDVLDLIQRDQQWIEGELNQRGYSMGEIYMAEYISGEIRIYPYAEK